The Geotrypetes seraphini chromosome 6, aGeoSer1.1, whole genome shotgun sequence genome includes a window with the following:
- the TSPAN7 gene encoding tetraspanin-7 isoform X2: MRITGVILLAVGVWGKLTLGTYISLIAENSTNAPYVLIGTGTTIIIFGLFGCFATCRGSPWMLKLYAMFLSLVFLAELVAGISGFVFRHEIKDTFLRTYTEAIHNYNGNDDRSNAVDNVQTNLKCCGVQSYTNWTSSVYWTEHGFPQSCCVNSSDCLPQDMHNITVAATKVYQKGCYELVTSFMETNMGIIAGVAFGIAFSQLIGMLLACCLSRFITANQYEMV; the protein is encoded by the exons aTTACAGGAGTTATACTTCTGGCAGTGGGAGTATGGGGGAAGCTGACACTGGGCACCTACATCTCTCTCATCGCAGAGAACTCCACCAATGCTCCCTATGTTCTGATTGGCACCGGCACCACCATTATCATCTTTGGCCTCTTTGGATGCTTTGCAACATGCCGTGGTAGCCCATGGATGTTAAAACTG TATGCCATGTTTCTGTCCCTGGTGTTCCTGGCTGAGCTGGTGGCAGGCATTTCTGGGTTTGTGTTCCGTCACGAG ATCAAAGACACATTCCTTCGGACATACACTGAAGCTATTCACAACTACAATGGGAACGATGACAGGAGCAACGCCGTGGATAACGTTCAGACCAAC CTGAAATGTTGCGGTGTTCAGAGCTACACGAACTGGACCTCGAGTGTTTACTGGACCGAGCACGGCTTCCCTCAGAGCTGCTGTGTTAACAGCAGTGACTGCCTCCCCCAGGACATGCACAACATTACGGTTGCAGCCACCAAAGTGTACCAGAAG GGTTGTTATGAGCTGGTGACCAGTTTTATGGAGACAAATATGGGGATCATCGCTGGAGTCGCCTTTGGGATTGCGTTCTCACAG CTGATTGGAATGCTGCTGGCTTGCTGCCTCTCCCGGTTCATCACTGCCAATCAGTATGAGATGGTGTAG